The genomic DNA CGCTGAAAAAGGGGCAGAGAACGACATCATAAAAGAGCGCTACGCCAAAACTGAACTTCCGTACACGCCGCAAGCCTTTCCAGTGGAATTGATGAGCATTTCTGGCGCTAAGGGCGTGCAACTGAGAGCTACCGTGACCGAGTTTGGTCCTGTTTTGCTAAGTAAAATTTTGGGGCTTAACGATACGCAGAGTAGCATTATGTCCATTGTTTTCAAATATTGTGATGATAAAAATTTACCCCTCATCGACTTAGAAGACCTGAAAAAAGTGCTACAATATGTTACCACAGATACCGAGGGCAAAAAGGAACTTTCGGAAAATTATGGTTCCATTGCGCCTGCCTCCCTTGGGGCTATTCTGCGTTCCATTGTGGCATTAGAGCAAGAGGGCGCCACCACCTTTTTTGGAGAACCGAGCTTTGAGGTGCAAGATCTCCTCCAAACCAGAGATGGCAAGGGCGTCGTTAATATTATGAGAGTAGATGATATTCAAAATAAGCCCAATCTGTTCTCTACTTTTATGCTGTCTTTGTTTGCGGAGATTTACCTCACTTTTCCAGAAGAAGGCGATAGCGGCAAACCGAAATTAGTTCTCTTTATTGATGAAGCCCACTTGATTTTTAAAGAAGCCTCTAAAACACTCTTAGCGCAGATAGAAACAATGGTGAAGCTCATCCGTTCCAAAGGTGTCGGCATTTATTTCATCACGCAAATCCCTGGAGATGTGCCAGAAAATGTATTGAGCCAACTGGGGCTGAAAATCCAGCACGCCCTGAGAGGCTTTACCGCCAAAGACAGAAAAGAAATAGACAAAGCCATAGAAAATTACCCTATCACGCCTTATTATAAAGCCACAGAACTCATCCAAAATTTAGGTATTGGCGAGGCGTTTGTAACGGCATTAGATGAAAAAGGCATCCCTACACCATTGGTTCAGACCTATTTAATTTCGCCAGAAAGTAGAATGGGTACGCTCACAGCTTCAGAAATAGACAGCCTGACTCAAAATTCAACATTGGTGAGAAAATACCAAAACAGCATTGATAAAGAAAGTGCCTACGAAATTTTAACCCAACGGATGACGCCTGCCAATGCGCCTGCAACCGAGCAAAAAAGTGCCCCTGCCGAGCGCAAAAAAACAGCGGAAGAGCCCAGCGTTTTTGATAGTGTACTCAAAAGCCCAATGGCAAAAACTTTCGGTACCACGCTGATGAGAGAAGGCGCCAAAGCCATCTTAGGAATGTTAGGGCTAAAAGCGACCACCAGACGCAGAAGATAATTCAAAAATTTGAGCAGCGGGGTCTTGGTGGCAAGGGCTTTTTTATGAAAATCTACTTGGCGCCAAGACTTCAGCCTTTGTAAAAAGCAAGAAAATAGATGTATTCCATTATAGATATAGAGAGTAATGGTGGTGCGTTTCGGGAGGAGTGCATTATAGAAATTGCGATCTACCAATTTGACGGGCATCAGATTACCGACCAGTTTAGCTCCATCATCAACCCTGAGGCTAAAATTTCTTTTTTTGTACAGAAATTAACGGGTATTACGCCTAAAATGGTAAAAACAGCGCCTAAATTCCACGAAGTGGCTAAGCGCGTGATAGAGATCACACAAAACACCACTTTGGTGGGACACAATGTGGAATTTGATTATCGGATGCTCAAGCAATCCTTCAAGCGGTTAGGCTATGATTTTGAGATAGAGACCATAGACACCCTCCCTTTGGCAAAAAAACTAATTCCTGATGAAGCCAGTTATTCGCTGGGGAAGCTCTCCAAATCCTTAGGGTTTCCTATTGCGGAGCACCATAGAGCCGCCGGCGATGCCAGAGCAACTTTGGATTTATTTAAGCTCCTACTGACCAAAGATAGAGCCCACGAAATTATAGAAGCCCACCACCAAGAGCGGCAAGCCAAAACTTACCTCAACCATACCAAAGTGATTACGGAACATCTGCCCGCTCGCAAGGGAATTATTTATTTTCAAAATGCGGATGGCAAGGTGCTTTTCTTCCGTTATGTGGAGGATATTTATCGGTTTGCGAAGACCGTTTTCAACGCCCATTCTCCGCGTTGGCACAAGCTACAAAAGGCGACTACGCAGGTTTCTTTTGAGTTGGCACCTTCGGATTTATTAGCGCATCTTATGGCTTCCACACAAGGTTTGAGTATTAAAAGTGCTTTCAATTATGGGCTTTATTTCCAAGATGAAATATGGACGGTTGCCAAGAGTACGCGCAATGCTTTGGTCAAATTTCGCACCCTTTCTCAGGCGAAAAAAGCTTTGGAATACATCAATCAAAAGCAATTTAACGAGGGTGAGTTGAAAGCGCTCATTTCGGTTAAAAATCAAAATTTACTCCTGACAGGACAAGGCAGAACCCGTGGCGAAAAGTCCTTTATATTGCTGGAAAATGGGAAAATCACAGGCTACGGCTTTTACGATTGGTTTTCGCAAATCAGTACCTATGATAAAATTTCTAAACTTAAAATCTCTGTAGAGCATACCACGCCTGCGGTCTATAACGAGCTCAAGTTGGCTTTTTTAAGAAATGAGTTTAAAAAACAAGAAATTCCCGCTTAGTTTTCTTTGCGTTTTTTGGTTTTAGCGCCTTTAAATTCATCACGGATAAATGGGTATTTCTGTTGCATATCTTGCACCAAACTTGGATCCATCGTGAGAGCGATTGCCAAATATTCTCGGGCTTCTAAACTTTTACCAATGTTAAAATAAGCATTGCTCAACTGATAAAAAAGTTCGGCTCTATGGTGGATCTTTAAGGCTTTGTGCAGGGCTTCCACCGCCTCTTGATAACGCTCCACAAGCATCAACACTTCGGAATAAGCGTACCAATTATAGAAACGATTGGGCTCTGCCTCCACCAACCGATGCAAGCATTCTAAACTTTCTTCAAATTTTTCCGAATCAATGTACAGAAAAGCCAATCTTTTCTGATATTCTATATTGTTCTCATTAAGCAAAGTGGCTTCTTTTGCGAAATAAAGTGCCTCTTGCATATTGCCCATATCCTCGTAGAGGAAAGATTGTTCCATCATCGCTAAATAAAACTGTGGGTCTTCTCTTAGCGCTTGCTGGAAGGCTTGCATCGCTTTTAGAGGTTGGGCTGCCGCCTTATAGCAGAGTCCTATTTTATAATAAGTATAGGCTTTGGTGTACTCTATTTCTAACATTTCTTGGTACACAGCAATAGCTTTGTCCCAATCTTTTAGCGCTTCGTAACAGGCAGCTTTATTGGCATAAACGCCTATAGCATCAGAGTTGATTGCCAGAAGATAGTCAAAACCACGGATGGCTTCTTCATAATTTTTCTTGTTGAAATACAACTGTCCGTACTCAAACCACGCCGTTTCTGAAAATGGAAACTCGTTGATATAGTGATTGATAAACTCTTGCGCTTCCTCGTTTCGGTTGAGTTTACCGAAGCACATCATCACATTTTCTAAGGCATAATCATCTTGTGGGTCGTATTTTAATGCCGTTTGATAATGTTTTAATGCGTTAAAAGGGTCGTCTAAATTGACATACTCATCTGCGATGAAGTTGTGCAAAAAATTCTCTTCTTCTTTGAGTTCCAGGGCTTCTTCGCAATAGTCTATGGCGCGTTTGGAATTGCCTAAAATAGAATAATATTTAGCACAGCACACCAAAAAATCAGTGGTTTCTATCGCCACATTTTTAAGTTCTTGGATGAGTTGCTTGGCATGCGAATATTGCTGCAATTCTAAAAGCACTTCTAACTTTTTAGTTTTGAGAGCGATAGACTGCGGATGCAACTTTAATCCAAAATTAACTGCCATTTCGGCAAAGGTAATATCTCCTAATTCTAAATAGTGGATGACTATTTCCTCTAAATCATCAGCATCAAAATAGCGTTCTTCATTGTTTTCTATCATTTCTTCGAACTGTCTTGCCAGCTCGTTTTCAAAAAATTCTTCCATATAAAATGTAGCATCTGTGCTTGTGTTCTAAAGGCTAAATGCCCCAACCTTAAGCAATGCTTTGTTTAATTTCTTCTATAATTTGATCTGCCAAGGCATCTGCCTCTTGCTGAGAAGCAGCCTCGGTGTAGATGCGTATAATAGGCTCTGTATTGGATTTTCTTAAATGAACCCAATTGTTTGGAAAGTCTATTTTTACGCCATCTACAGTTGATATTTCTTCGTTTTTGTAGCGCTCTGCCATTTTTTCTAAAAGAGCATCTACATCAATATCAGGGGTGAGTTCTATTTTCTTTTTACCCATAAAATAGGCTGGGTATGTTTTTCTCAGTTCTGATACGGTTTTATTCTCCTTAGCCAAATGGGTCAAAAATAAAGCCACACCCACCAAAGAATCTCTGCCATAGTGCAAATCTGGATAAATAATACCGCCATTGCCCTCGCCGCCTATCACGGCATTTTCGGCTTTCATCAATGTGACAACATTCACTTCGCCCACGGCACTGGCTTTATAATCTGAACCCAAGTTTCTCGCCACATCTCTAAGTGCTCGGCTGGAAGAAAGGTTGGACACTGCCACGCCTTTTTGATGTCTTAATAAATAATCTGCCACGGCAACCAGCGTGTATTCCTCACCAAACATCTCGCCATTTTCATCTATCAAGGCTAATCTGTCCACATCTGGATCTACCACGATGCCTAAATCGGCGTGTTCTTTTTTCACCAACTCGCAAATGTCGGTCAGATGTTCTTTTAATGGCTCTGGATTGTGCGGAAAATGACCATTAGGCTCGCAGTAGAGTTGGACCACCTCGCAGCCCAATTGCTCCAATAGTGGCGGCAGCGCAATGCCTCCCGTAGAATTAACGGCATCTAAAACGACTTTAAATTTCTTCGCTTTAATGGCTTCTGCATCTACCATCGGTAGGTCTAAAATCTTTTGGATATGAATATCAAAACCATCATTTCGAGTTTTATAAGTTCCTAATGCGTCTACCTCTGCATATTGGAAATCTTCGCTTTCGGCTAATGCCAAAACTTGAGCGCCATCTTCGCCGCTGATAAACTCGCCTTTGTCGTTCAACAACTTCAAGGCATTCCATTGTTTCGGGTTGTGAGATGCTGTGAGGATAATCCCGCCATCAGCCTTCAACTCTGGCACTATCACTTCTACCGTTGGTGTGGTAGAAAGCCCTAAATCTATCACATGAATACCCAAACCTTGCAGCGTAGCCACCACAAGAGAAGAGACCATAGCGCCAGAAATACGGGCATCGCGCCCAATTACCAAAGTGAGGTCTTTTTTATTTTTCTCCTGCTGTAGCCAAGTTCCAAAAGCGGAGGTAAATTTAACCACATCCAGCGGCGTTAGGTTATCATTAACCGCACCACCAATAGTTCCACGAATTCCTGAGATAGATTTAATCAGTGCCATTTTGTTTAGTTTAATGTCCAATTGATATGCAAAGATAAGGTTTTATCTCAACTTAATCCACATAATTTCTCAACAAAATAAGGCCTCAATAAAATCAAGATTCACCCCCTCCAACTTAAACCCCAAATACAGGGAAAGCGCAAGCACCGCTCATCAAACAAAAATCATCTTGGGGCTTCAAATAAAAAATGCTACTTTTGTATGGTTTTAAAATCAACTCTTATGAAAAAAGAAAATATCATCAAAAAAATTATTGAAGAACAACAGAAAGTCATCAGCAACTTCCAAAACTCTGTGGAGCGCTTCCGCAATGCATCAGACTTAGATGAAGAAGCCACGCACGACAGAGAGGACTTCTCCCACCAGACCGAGGCTAAGGATATGCAACTCCGCTTTGAGCAATTGGTAAAAAGCGCCGAAGCCAACCTCCTCTTTTTAGAAAAAGCCATAGATGAACCCCGCACGGGCATAGAATCTGGCGCCTTAATAGAAACGGATAAAAACTATATTTTCATCGGGATTTCCGTATCGCCGTTTAAAATCCAAGATAAGGAGGTCATCTGCATCTCCGAAGAAGCCCCTATTTTCGCCAAAATAAAAGATGCCAAAATAGGCGACACCATTGATTTTGGTAGCCATCAAATTCAAATCATCAGCATTTCTTAAATCCTAACCTTATGAACACACGCAACATCAAACCCTTCGCCATAGGCTTAGCCCTACTGAGCGTGGTCTATTGCAAGAAAACAGAGGCTACACCAGCCACCACAGCAGAAAGCGCCACCACGGTAGAGGAAGATTTGGTACAGCCTGAAATCATCTTAACCAATGCCGAGGGCACGCCGCTTAAAGTCGTTTACTTCGCCGAAGGCAATGCCGTAGCGGTTAAGCTGACCAAGGCGGAAGAACCGCAGAAAACCCTACACGCCAAAGGCACTTCCGAGAAGGGCAACCCCCTCTTTACCGACGGCGAGTGGACTTGGGAGATGTCCGAAGATGGCACAGGCGGCACCCTTACCGATGTCCAAGGCAAAACCAGCGTTTTTAAAAAATAAACTATGGAAGTCTTAGGCTATGGTTGTGCAGTCATCATAGGGCTCATCCTTGGGCTCATCGGGGGCGGAGGCAGTATCCTGAGCGTTCCCGTGCTGGCGTACCTCTACCATTTAGATGCCGTTACAGCGACCGCCTATTCCTTATTTGTGGTGGGCTGTACCAGTGCTGTGGGCTCCGTGGGGTATTTTAAAGCGCGCCAAGTCCGCCTAAGCACAGCGCTATGGTTTGGGTTACCCTCGCTACTGGGGGTTATTTTCTCCAGACGCTTGGTGGTGCCGCACCTCCCCCACTACATTATCCACCGCTGGGGCATTACTCTGACCAAAGATATGTTCCTGCTCCTCGTTTTTGCAGTGCTGATGCTCTTAGCCGCCTATAAAATGATTGCCGCTGCCAGCATCTCCCCCACCAGCGCCAAACCCTCGGCAGCACGCACCACGCTACTGATTTCGCAGGGATTGTTGGTCGGCATTGTTACAGGGCTCATCGGCGCTGGCGGGGGCTTCCTCATCGTGCCTGCCTTAGTGATGCTCTTAGGGCTTAAGATGAAAGAAGCCGTGGGAACTTCCCTATTCATCATCGCCATCAATTCGTTGATTGGCTTTGCCAGTTCGTTGGATAGCCTCAGTATCCGCTGGACTTTCCTCCTTACCTTTACCGCTTTATCCATTTTAGGGATTTCAATCGGGCTGATGCTCGCTAAAAGGATAGACGGCAAGAGACTAAAACCGCTCTTTGGGTGGTTGGTACTCGTCATGGGCATTTACATTATCATTAAAGAATTATTATTAACCTCAAGATAAAACCATAAAAAAAGATCTCACAATGAATATAGAACAAATATACACAGGCTGTTTAGCACAAGGCGCTTACTACATTACCGATGGGAAAGAAGCCGCCATTATAGACCCTCTTCGCGAGGTACAGCCCTATATAGACCGCTTGGAGAAAGATGGCGCTACGCTTAAATATATTTTTGAAACCCACTTCCACGCCGATTTCGTTTCTGGGCATTTAGACCTTAGCCGAAAGACTGGCGCACCCATTATCTACGGCCCTACAGCCAACCCAGATTTTGAAGCCACCATTGCCGAAGATGGCGCTATTTTTCCGTTAGGGAATATCAAAATCAAAGTCCTCCACACCCCAGGGCATACTATGGAGAGCAGCTGTTTCCTCCTGATTGATGAGCAAGGCAAGGAAATCGCTCTTTTTAGCGGCGACACCCTATTCTTAGGCGATGTGGGGCGCCCCGACTTAGCACAGAAAGCCACCAACCTCACACAAGAGGCTTTAGCGGGACTCCTCTACGATAGCCTTTATCAAAAAATACGCCCTCTGCCAGATGAGGTGACCGTATACCCTGCACACGGGGCGGGCTCGGCGTGTGGCAAGAATATGATGAAGGAAACCGTGGACACCTTAGGACACCAGAAAGAAATCAATTACGCCCTCAACCAGCCCAATAAAGAAGCCTTTATCAATGCCGTTTTAGATGGGCTAACCGCACCACCGCAATATTTCGGAATGAATGTCGCAATGAACAAAAGCGGCTACAAAAGCTTTGATGAAGTGATGAGCCACGGGCACCGCCCCCTTTCTGTGGAAGACTTTGAAGCCATTGCCGAGGAAAGCCACGCCTTAATTTTAGACACCAGAAACGCCGCCGACTTCCACAAAGGCTTTATCCCGAATGCCATCAACATTGGTTTAAAGGGAAGCTTTGCCCCTTGGGTAGGCGCTATGATTGTAGATGTACAGCAACCGCTCCTCTTGGTTTGTGATAAAGGCACCGAGGAAGAAGTGATCACCCGACTTTCGCGCGTGGGCTTTGACCATGTTTTAGGCTTTTTAGATGGCGGTTTTGAAGCTTGGAAAAACGCAGGCAAAGAAATAGACACCATTACCCGAATTTCTGCGGAAGACTTTGCAAAGCGCTATACGCCAGATGCCCAAGTGGTAGATGTAAGGAACCTCGGAGAGTATAGTGCCGAACATCTTGTAGATGCCCTGCATTATCCATTAGGAGAGCTCAACCAATGGGCGATCAAGTTGGGCGACCAGCCCTTCTACCTCCACTGTGCTGGGGGCTACCGCAGTATGATTGCCGCCAGCATCCTCAACTCTCGGGGGATTAGAAATTTCATCGAGATTGACGGCGGATACAATAAAATCAAGGATACAGACCTCCCCAAAACGGATTTTGTCTGTCCTTCGCAACTTAAATCTTAACCGATGATGAAGACGAAATACTGGCTTTTCAGTTGTATTTTAGCCTTAGGCATAGGCTTCGGCAGGGCGCAGAAAGTGGCACTTGCCGACCTCATCAACCAAAAACAAACGGTACTCATTGATGTGCGCACACCAGAGGAGTTCGCCGAAGGCAGCGCCGCAGGAGCGCTCAACCTCCCGCTGAGCCAATTGGCTCAGCATTTAGACCGTGTGCCCAAACATCAGCCCATTATCGTGTTTTGCAGAAGTGGCAAAAGAGCCGCCGAAGCAAAGAAATTATTGGAGCAAAAACAATATCATCAAGTGTATAACGGAGGCTCTTGGCAGTCTATAAAATCTTTACAAAAAATGAATATCTTAGACCAAATTCAGTTCAGTGCAGAAAAACCCAGTGTGGTGATCATCAAAAAAGATGAAACCGTAAAATACTTTGCCGTAGGTTTGGCAAAAAATACCGTGTTAAAAAAACACACCACCCCCGTACCCACCACCTTGGTTGTGATTAAAGGCAGCGTGGACTTCCTCATTCAAGGGGAGCGCCTTCGCCTTAACAGCTATGACACCTACGATATTCCTGTGAATATAGAACACGAGGTGGTGGGCGTAGAGGAGGAAAATATATTTTTAATCACCCAAGAAATCGGTTCTAAAGATGCTTAGTTGGTTCAAAAGTTTATTCGGAAAGTCGGCACCCAATTTCAAAAAAATGGTGCAGGAGGGCGCTCAGATTGTAGATGTTCGCACTGGCGCCGAGTTTTCTAATGGGCATATCCCCAATGCGCAGAACCTACCGCTCCAAGATTTGAAACAACAATGGCATCATTTAGATAAAAACAAACCCGTGATTACCTGTTGTGCCAGCGGTGTTAGGAGCGCTTCGGCAGCGGCATTGCTCAAGAATAATGGCTTTATCGCCTATAATGGCGGCAGCTGGAAATCGCTACAAAGACAAATTTCAAACTAACTAAAAAAAGAAAAACGATGTCCCAAAAGTTTAATGAATTGATACAGTCCGAACAGCCTGTGCTCGTGGATTTTTTTGCCACTTGGTGCCAGCCGTGCAAAGTGCAATCTTCGGTTTTAGAGCCTGTGAAAGCCAACATCGGTGAGGCTGCGAGAATTGTAAAAGTGGATATTGACCGCTATCCAGACATAGCCGCCACTTACCAAGTGCGCAGCGTGCCTACTTTAATTTTATTCCAAAAAGGCGAGGTACTTTGGCGCGGCAGCGGCGTCCACGATGTGAACACCCTCACTCAAATCATTCAGCAACATTTATAATTTTAATCCTTATCCATAAAAAATCCATAGACCTATAACGCTCTATGGATTTTTGGTTGAATTTGATTTTGCTGTTAGCAATTGAGGATGTTCCCCAAAGACTCAATATGCTCGTGGGCGGTCAGGTCAAATTTAACTGGCACTATGGTGATGTAGCCCTCGGCAAGGGCGTTTTCATCAGCCTCTGGCGAGGTATCCATATTATTAAAATAGCCTGTGAGCCAGTAGTATTTTTTGCCGTGAGGATTGGTGCGCTCGTCAAAATTTTCTTCCCATTTGGCATCGGCTTGTTTGCAAACCTTCACGCCTTTAATCTCTTCTTTTTTCAGTTTTGGGATATTGACATTCAGCACAATGCCTTTGGGTAAAGGGTGGGCTAAGGTTTTCTTCACAATCTCTTGGATGTAAGTTTTGGCTTGAGAGAAATCGGCATCCCAGCTGAAGTCTAATAATGAAAAGCCTATCGCCTGCAAGCCCTCCACACCTGCTTCCACCGCGGCAGACATCGTCCCTGAGTAGATCACATTGATAGAAGAATTGGCACCGTGGTTGATGCCAGACACCACTATATCGGGCTTTCGGGTTAATATTTTGTCCAGCGCGAATTTAACGCAATCCACTGGCGTGCCGCTTAGCGCATAGTCTTTCTGCGGTCCTTCCATAGAGATTTCCTCATAAGTAAGCGTGGAATTGATGGTAATGGCGTGCCCCTTCCCTGACTGTGGGGAGTTAGGTGCCACCACCACGACATCGCCAATTTCGTTCATAAAATCAACTAAATTCCGAATCCCAGGTGCGGTAATGCCATCATCATTGGTGACCAATATCAGTGGTTTTTTCATAAAAAATAATTTTTCACAAAATTAACTAAAAAATCTGTAGTAATGAGAAAATAGCCCTAAATTTGTCAGTTAAAAAATTATCATTACTTTTGAGTTTAAATATCCACTTTATATTATGTTTAAAAATTTAAAAATATCCAAGCTTTTACTCTTCATCCCGTTTACTACGCTTATTTTTTGTTTTAATTCGCCGAAGAATGATGATGAGAAAATGCAAACCATTATGGTGAGCGTTAAGAACACTTTGTCTTACCTCCACTATAGCCCTAAACCGATTAACGATGCCTATTCCAAAGAGGTTTATAAAGAATATTTAGGAAAAATAGACCCTGTAAAACGCTATTTCTTAAAATCTGATATTCAGGAGTTTGAAAAACACAAAACCCTATTAGATGATTACCTTAACCAAGGCGATTTAACTTTCTATAAATTAACGGTAGACCGCCTGTACCAGCGTGTGGAGGATATTGACAAGATTACGCAGGATATCTTTAGCCACCCTATTGATTTAAATGAAAATGAGGAGCTTATTTTAGAACCTAAACTCAAAACCTATCCTGCCGACCAAAAAGCCCTCTATGCCGAGTGGAAAAAATACATTAAGTATAACATTCTCCAAGAGATAGAAACCATCAACAGTCGAGAAGAGAGAAGAAAAAAAATGAAAGACTCTCTGATTGCCAATAAATTACCTGATACCATTAACCTTAAAATCCTCTCTCCTGAAGAGAAAAAAGTCAAAGCCACGAAGGAGATTAAAGACCTGATGAACAATATGTTCCGTAGATTTCAGAAAAGAAAAAGAATGGACTGGTTTACGGTTTATATGAACGCCTACACTGAGGTTTTTGACCCACACACCAACT from Riemerella columbina includes the following:
- a CDS encoding sulfite exporter TauE/SafE family protein, which codes for MEVLGYGCAVIIGLILGLIGGGGSILSVPVLAYLYHLDAVTATAYSLFVVGCTSAVGSVGYFKARQVRLSTALWFGLPSLLGVIFSRRLVVPHLPHYIIHRWGITLTKDMFLLLVFAVLMLLAAYKMIAAASISPTSAKPSAARTTLLISQGLLVGIVTGLIGAGGGFLIVPALVMLLGLKMKEAVGTSLFIIAINSLIGFASSLDSLSIRWTFLLTFTALSILGISIGLMLAKRIDGKRLKPLFGWLVLVMGIYIIIKELLLTSR
- a CDS encoding rhodanese-like domain-containing protein — translated: MMKTKYWLFSCILALGIGFGRAQKVALADLINQKQTVLIDVRTPEEFAEGSAAGALNLPLSQLAQHLDRVPKHQPIIVFCRSGKRAAEAKKLLEQKQYHQVYNGGSWQSIKSLQKMNILDQIQFSAEKPSVVIIKKDETVKYFAVGLAKNTVLKKHTTPVPTTLVVIKGSVDFLIQGERLRLNSYDTYDIPVNIEHEVVGVEEENIFLITQEIGSKDA
- a CDS encoding helicase HerA-like domain-containing protein is translated as MANKAQFIEDLNSRYQSKGESIALGKGMLDGEVIKEVDVKLPLKTINRHGLIAGATGTGKTKTVQVFVEQLSHAGIPTLVMDIKGDFSGIAEKGAENDIIKERYAKTELPYTPQAFPVELMSISGAKGVQLRATVTEFGPVLLSKILGLNDTQSSIMSIVFKYCDDKNLPLIDLEDLKKVLQYVTTDTEGKKELSENYGSIAPASLGAILRSIVALEQEGATTFFGEPSFEVQDLLQTRDGKGVVNIMRVDDIQNKPNLFSTFMLSLFAEIYLTFPEEGDSGKPKLVLFIDEAHLIFKEASKTLLAQIETMVKLIRSKGVGIYFITQIPGDVPENVLSQLGLKIQHALRGFTAKDRKEIDKAIENYPITPYYKATELIQNLGIGEAFVTALDEKGIPTPLVQTYLISPESRMGTLTASEIDSLTQNSTLVRKYQNSIDKESAYEILTQRMTPANAPATEQKSAPAERKKTAEEPSVFDSVLKSPMAKTFGTTLMREGAKAILGMLGLKATTRRRR
- a CDS encoding MBL fold metallo-hydrolase, with the translated sequence MNIEQIYTGCLAQGAYYITDGKEAAIIDPLREVQPYIDRLEKDGATLKYIFETHFHADFVSGHLDLSRKTGAPIIYGPTANPDFEATIAEDGAIFPLGNIKIKVLHTPGHTMESSCFLLIDEQGKEIALFSGDTLFLGDVGRPDLAQKATNLTQEALAGLLYDSLYQKIRPLPDEVTVYPAHGAGSACGKNMMKETVDTLGHQKEINYALNQPNKEAFINAVLDGLTAPPQYFGMNVAMNKSGYKSFDEVMSHGHRPLSVEDFEAIAEESHALILDTRNAADFHKGFIPNAINIGLKGSFAPWVGAMIVDVQQPLLLVCDKGTEEEVITRLSRVGFDHVLGFLDGGFEAWKNAGKEIDTITRISAEDFAKRYTPDAQVVDVRNLGEYSAEHLVDALHYPLGELNQWAIKLGDQPFYLHCAGGYRSMIAASILNSRGIRNFIEIDGGYNKIKDTDLPKTDFVCPSQLKS
- the surE gene encoding 5'/3'-nucleotidase SurE, whose protein sequence is MKKPLILVTNDDGITAPGIRNLVDFMNEIGDVVVVAPNSPQSGKGHAITINSTLTYEEISMEGPQKDYALSGTPVDCVKFALDKILTRKPDIVVSGINHGANSSINVIYSGTMSAAVEAGVEGLQAIGFSLLDFSWDADFSQAKTYIQEIVKKTLAHPLPKGIVLNVNIPKLKKEEIKGVKVCKQADAKWEENFDERTNPHGKKYYWLTGYFNNMDTSPEADENALAEGYITIVPVKFDLTAHEHIESLGNILNC
- the glmM gene encoding phosphoglucosamine mutase encodes the protein MALIKSISGIRGTIGGAVNDNLTPLDVVKFTSAFGTWLQQEKNKKDLTLVIGRDARISGAMVSSLVVATLQGLGIHVIDLGLSTTPTVEVIVPELKADGGIILTASHNPKQWNALKLLNDKGEFISGEDGAQVLALAESEDFQYAEVDALGTYKTRNDGFDIHIQKILDLPMVDAEAIKAKKFKVVLDAVNSTGGIALPPLLEQLGCEVVQLYCEPNGHFPHNPEPLKEHLTDICELVKKEHADLGIVVDPDVDRLALIDENGEMFGEEYTLVAVADYLLRHQKGVAVSNLSSSRALRDVARNLGSDYKASAVGEVNVVTLMKAENAVIGGEGNGGIIYPDLHYGRDSLVGVALFLTHLAKENKTVSELRKTYPAYFMGKKKIELTPDIDVDALLEKMAERYKNEEISTVDGVKIDFPNNWVHLRKSNTEPIIRIYTEAASQQEADALADQIIEEIKQSIA
- a CDS encoding rhodanese-like domain-containing protein, with protein sequence MLSWFKSLFGKSAPNFKKMVQEGAQIVDVRTGAEFSNGHIPNAQNLPLQDLKQQWHHLDKNKPVITCCASGVRSASAAALLKNNGFIAYNGGSWKSLQRQISN
- a CDS encoding 3'-5' exonuclease is translated as MYSIIDIESNGGAFREECIIEIAIYQFDGHQITDQFSSIINPEAKISFFVQKLTGITPKMVKTAPKFHEVAKRVIEITQNTTLVGHNVEFDYRMLKQSFKRLGYDFEIETIDTLPLAKKLIPDEASYSLGKLSKSLGFPIAEHHRAAGDARATLDLFKLLLTKDRAHEIIEAHHQERQAKTYLNHTKVITEHLPARKGIIYFQNADGKVLFFRYVEDIYRFAKTVFNAHSPRWHKLQKATTQVSFELAPSDLLAHLMASTQGLSIKSAFNYGLYFQDEIWTVAKSTRNALVKFRTLSQAKKALEYINQKQFNEGELKALISVKNQNLLLTGQGRTRGEKSFILLENGKITGYGFYDWFSQISTYDKISKLKISVEHTTPAVYNELKLAFLRNEFKKQEIPA
- the trxA gene encoding thioredoxin — translated: MSQKFNELIQSEQPVLVDFFATWCQPCKVQSSVLEPVKANIGEAARIVKVDIDRYPDIAATYQVRSVPTLILFQKGEVLWRGSGVHDVNTLTQIIQQHL
- a CDS encoding tetratricopeptide repeat protein, which gives rise to MEEFFENELARQFEEMIENNEERYFDADDLEEIVIHYLELGDITFAEMAVNFGLKLHPQSIALKTKKLEVLLELQQYSHAKQLIQELKNVAIETTDFLVCCAKYYSILGNSKRAIDYCEEALELKEEENFLHNFIADEYVNLDDPFNALKHYQTALKYDPQDDYALENVMMCFGKLNRNEEAQEFINHYINEFPFSETAWFEYGQLYFNKKNYEEAIRGFDYLLAINSDAIGVYANKAACYEALKDWDKAIAVYQEMLEIEYTKAYTYYKIGLCYKAAAQPLKAMQAFQQALREDPQFYLAMMEQSFLYEDMGNMQEALYFAKEATLLNENNIEYQKRLAFLYIDSEKFEESLECLHRLVEAEPNRFYNWYAYSEVLMLVERYQEAVEALHKALKIHHRAELFYQLSNAYFNIGKSLEAREYLAIALTMDPSLVQDMQQKYPFIRDEFKGAKTKKRKEN